A genome region from Christensenella minuta includes the following:
- a CDS encoding ABC transporter permease → MLKRNDAKSLLSKYGILIALVVLIVVLSIATPNFLQIKNFLNVFRQISISAILAIGATFVVLTGGIDLSLGAVVAITGVSAAMFAHPGEYPTVVPVLVGIGVGVLFGLFIGVIVAKANVASFIVTLGVTTIARGGALLIADGRPVSNLDPSFNWIGNGEIGGAEGQIGFPVMILIMLAVFLVVWFVLNKTKYGRYVYAIGGNEEAAYASGVKVDRVKMSVYVICSGLAGLAGVMQAARIEVGQPSIGVGYELDAIAAVVIGGTSLSGGVGTVVGTLIGALIIGFINNGLDLLNVSSYYQQIIKGLIIIGAVLLDVKTKQKR, encoded by the coding sequence ATGTTGAAAAGAAATGACGCAAAAAGCCTGCTGTCAAAATATGGGATATTGATCGCGCTTGTCGTTCTTATCGTAGTTTTATCCATTGCGACGCCAAACTTTCTGCAAATAAAGAATTTCCTGAACGTATTCAGGCAAATCTCGATCAGCGCAATTTTGGCGATTGGGGCGACCTTTGTGGTGCTGACCGGCGGGATCGACCTTTCGCTGGGCGCGGTGGTGGCGATTACCGGCGTATCTGCGGCGATGTTCGCGCATCCGGGGGAATATCCCACAGTCGTACCGGTTCTGGTCGGCATCGGCGTAGGCGTCCTCTTCGGACTTTTTATCGGCGTGATCGTTGCCAAGGCCAATGTCGCTTCCTTTATTGTAACACTGGGAGTGACGACAATTGCCCGCGGCGGCGCGCTGCTCATTGCGGACGGCCGTCCGGTTTCCAACCTTGATCCTTCCTTCAACTGGATCGGCAATGGAGAGATCGGCGGAGCCGAAGGGCAAATAGGCTTCCCGGTGATGATATTGATTATGCTGGCGGTGTTCCTGGTCGTGTGGTTCGTGCTGAACAAGACGAAATACGGCCGGTATGTGTATGCGATCGGCGGAAACGAGGAAGCGGCTTACGCGTCAGGCGTCAAGGTCGACCGGGTGAAGATGTCCGTATATGTGATTTGCAGCGGGCTCGCGGGGCTTGCCGGCGTGATGCAGGCCGCGCGCATAGAGGTTGGGCAGCCGAGCATTGGCGTTGGATACGAACTGGATGCGATCGCCGCCGTAGTCATAGGCGGAACCAGCCTCTCCGGCGGAGTTGGAACGGTGGTGGGAACGCTGATCGGCGCGCTGATTATTGGCTTTATCAATAACGGACTGGACCTATTGAACGTATCGTCGTACTATCAGCAGATCATCAAGGGGCTGATTATCATCGGCGCGGTTCTGCTGGATGTAAAAACAAAGCAAAAGAGATAA
- a CDS encoding ThuA domain-containing protein: MKKKALIVWGGWDGHDPEQVANAYKDILESEDFDVEVADTLSAFEDEEKLMGLNIIVPCWSHGEITPQQHGPVIKAVASGVGIAGCHGGMCDSFHDCMDWQLMTGGQWVAHPNGQHVRFQVHYADKTHPITQGLEDFETVSEHYYLLVDPAVHVLATTRMPIGKGAYTKIGDTSIDLGSTYGVWNFDENEFNDSMEAVGPHITNGVFDMPVMWTKYFGQGRVFYNSCGHSINHFMEKPNLEVTRRALLWAAK, from the coding sequence ATGAAAAAGAAAGCTTTGATCGTGTGGGGCGGCTGGGACGGTCATGATCCGGAGCAGGTTGCGAACGCATATAAAGACATTCTTGAATCGGAAGATTTTGACGTAGAGGTGGCGGATACGCTTTCCGCCTTTGAGGATGAAGAAAAACTGATGGGCCTCAATATTATCGTTCCGTGCTGGAGCCACGGCGAGATCACGCCGCAGCAGCATGGCCCGGTAATCAAAGCCGTTGCGAGCGGCGTGGGGATCGCCGGATGCCACGGCGGGATGTGCGATTCCTTCCATGACTGCATGGATTGGCAGCTTATGACGGGCGGCCAGTGGGTGGCCCATCCCAACGGACAGCATGTGCGGTTTCAGGTACATTATGCAGACAAGACCCATCCGATCACGCAGGGACTGGAAGACTTTGAAACGGTTTCCGAGCATTATTACCTGCTTGTCGATCCGGCGGTACATGTGCTCGCGACGACGCGGATGCCAATTGGAAAAGGAGCCTACACAAAGATTGGGGATACGTCCATCGATCTGGGCTCAACCTACGGCGTATGGAATTTCGACGAGAACGAATTCAATGATTCTATGGAAGCGGTCGGTCCGCATATTACAAATGGAGTCTTCGATATGCCGGTTATGTGGACGAAGTATTTTGGGCAGGGAAGGGTCTTTTATAATTCGTGCGGACATTCCATCAACCACTTTATGGAAAAACCGAATCTGGAAGTTACAAGACGCGCGCTGCTCTGGGCGGCAAAATAG
- a CDS encoding Gfo/Idh/MocA family protein, giving the protein MKKVKVGVVGCGNISDIYLTNSKKYDVLEIVAVCDQLRERAGAQAEKYGIGKVYDDVADIMADGEIEVILNLTNPNAHYPVNMMALKAGKHVYTEKSLAVTTQEGQEIIALAQEKGLRVGAAPDTFLGGRLQTCRKLIDEGWIGKPIAATAFMTCHGHEIWHPGPQFYYKPGAGPMYDMGPYYVTALLSLLGPARRVCGSVQKTFGQRRITSEPCFGELVAVEVPTHIAGTVEFDIGAIATVITSFDIWDSHLPRLEIYGTEGTLTLPDADPLAGPNLFEGPILLRRSDEADWNGFPSTLPRKEATAWREIPTVFGYNENSRILGLADMCAAIGSGRRHRANGNMALHALEIMQGIHDAAESGKYHEMESTFERPEAMPMNQPDYVFSE; this is encoded by the coding sequence ATGAAAAAGGTAAAGGTTGGTGTTGTCGGCTGCGGCAATATCAGTGACATCTATTTGACAAACAGCAAAAAATATGACGTGCTTGAGATCGTCGCCGTTTGCGACCAGCTCCGGGAAAGGGCCGGAGCCCAGGCTGAAAAATATGGAATCGGCAAAGTATATGATGACGTTGCGGACATTATGGCAGACGGCGAGATCGAAGTCATCCTCAACCTTACGAATCCCAATGCGCATTACCCGGTCAATATGATGGCCCTTAAAGCCGGCAAGCACGTTTATACGGAAAAATCGCTTGCCGTTACGACGCAGGAGGGGCAGGAGATCATTGCGCTGGCACAGGAAAAGGGGCTGCGGGTTGGCGCCGCGCCGGATACTTTTCTGGGAGGAAGGCTGCAGACCTGCCGCAAGCTGATCGATGAGGGATGGATTGGGAAGCCGATTGCGGCAACGGCGTTTATGACTTGCCACGGACATGAAATCTGGCATCCCGGCCCGCAGTTTTATTACAAGCCTGGGGCTGGTCCTATGTATGATATGGGTCCGTACTATGTGACGGCATTACTTTCGCTGCTGGGGCCTGCGAGACGGGTCTGCGGCTCTGTACAAAAAACATTCGGGCAGAGGCGCATCACAAGCGAGCCGTGTTTTGGCGAACTCGTTGCCGTCGAAGTTCCTACGCACATCGCCGGAACGGTAGAATTCGATATTGGGGCGATTGCAACGGTTATCACGAGCTTCGATATCTGGGATTCCCATCTCCCGCGGCTGGAAATATACGGGACGGAAGGAACGCTTACACTTCCGGATGCCGATCCGCTCGCAGGTCCGAACCTTTTTGAAGGGCCGATTCTTCTCAGACGCAGCGACGAGGCCGATTGGAACGGCTTCCCGAGCACGCTGCCGCGAAAAGAAGCGACCGCGTGGCGGGAGATTCCTACTGTATTCGGCTACAACGAAAACAGCCGTATCCTTGGGCTTGCGGATATGTGTGCCGCTATCGGTTCCGGGAGGCGGCACCGGGCGAATGGGAACATGGCTTTGCATGCGCTCGAGATCATGCAGGGGATTCACGACGCTGCTGAGAGCGGAAAGTACCATGAAATGGAAAGTACATTTGAAAGACCGGAAGCCATGCCGATGAATCAGCCGGACTATGTGTTCAGCGAATAA
- a CDS encoding sugar ABC transporter substrate-binding protein, translated as MKKIVVLMMAVVFAVIGCVACAAPAAQPETASESAAATGAASDGEGLVFGFTTITNSNEFMVKIQKGIEDKCAELGIEVICNDPDMDANKQISQVESFIAQGVDAIIMDPCDADASSPAVTKAQEAGIPIINVNSVTTTAPDVFVGSRDEESSELAIEFIAEKLGSKGNLCMIHGNPGQSAEIKRSDGAYTVLEKYPDMTLLAEDTAHWSREEAMALTENWIQSYGDQINAIFSQNDEMVMGALKAAENNNMKENMIIVGVDAIPDALQAVKDGRLDATVFQDAYGQATMAVEMAYKMVKGEEVEAETYVPFQLVTIDNVDNYLE; from the coding sequence ATGAAAAAAATAGTAGTATTGATGATGGCTGTTGTATTTGCGGTAATAGGATGCGTAGCGTGCGCCGCGCCTGCGGCACAGCCGGAAACGGCAAGTGAAAGCGCGGCGGCAACCGGGGCGGCGAGCGATGGAGAAGGATTGGTCTTTGGCTTTACAACCATAACAAATTCAAATGAATTTATGGTAAAGATTCAGAAGGGAATCGAAGACAAGTGCGCCGAACTCGGCATTGAGGTGATCTGCAACGATCCGGATATGGATGCAAACAAGCAGATTTCACAGGTGGAATCTTTTATCGCTCAGGGAGTCGACGCGATCATTATGGACCCCTGCGACGCGGATGCCAGCTCGCCCGCAGTCACAAAGGCCCAGGAAGCCGGAATCCCGATTATTAATGTAAACTCGGTTACGACCACCGCACCGGATGTGTTTGTCGGGTCGCGGGATGAAGAGTCCTCGGAACTTGCGATCGAGTTTATTGCCGAGAAACTGGGCAGCAAAGGGAATCTCTGCATGATTCACGGAAATCCGGGGCAGTCCGCTGAAATCAAGAGAAGCGACGGAGCATATACAGTGCTGGAAAAATATCCGGATATGACGCTGCTCGCGGAGGATACGGCGCATTGGTCGAGGGAAGAGGCGATGGCTCTTACGGAAAATTGGATTCAGTCTTATGGAGACCAGATTAACGCTATTTTCTCGCAGAACGACGAAATGGTAATGGGCGCCCTCAAGGCCGCGGAGAATAACAATATGAAGGAGAACATGATTATTGTAGGCGTGGATGCAATTCCCGACGCGCTTCAAGCGGTAAAGGACGGAAGGCTTGACGCTACCGTATTCCAGGATGCTTACGGCCAGGCGACGATGGCGGTGGAAATGGCCTACAAGATGGTAAAGGGTGAAGAAGTAGAGGCGGAAACGTATGTTCCCTTCCAACTGGTGACGATCGATAACGTGGACAACTATTTAGAATAA